TGCCGCACAGCCGGGCTGGGCACTCATCTGGAACGCTGCGATCGATGCAGCTACGAAACGCTGGCATACGACTCGTGCCGCAATCGGCACTGTCCCAAGTGCCAGTCTTCAGCGCGCGATCGATGGCTGCTCAAGCAGGCTGCCAGCCTGCTGCCGGTGTCCTACGTCCACGCAGTCTTCACCGTCCCGGAACAACTGGCGCCCATCGCACTGCGCAACCAGAAGGTCTTCTATTCGATGCTGTTTCGCGCAGCTTCCGAGACCCTGTTGGAGATCGCCGCGGATCCACGGCACCTTGGCGCGCACATAGGCATCCTTGCCGTTCTTCATACCTGGAGTCAGAACCTCCAGTTCCATCCCCATCTGCACTGTCTTATCCCTGCTGGGGGGCTGGCTCCCGATCACTCCAACTGGGTGGCTACGAGACGCCACGGCTTCTTCCTCCCAGTGCGCGTGCTCAGCCGCATGTTCCGTGGCAAGCTGCTCAGCTTTCTGAAGCGAAGCTACCGCAGCGGCGAGCTATGTTTCACCGGCAAGGTAGCTGCACTGTCCTCCCCGCGCACCTTCTACTCGCTGCTCGGAAGCCTGAGACGGAAGGAGTGGGTGGTCTACTCCAAGCCTCCTTTCGGCGGACCCGAGCATGTGCTGAAGTATCTGGCACGCTACACGCATCGGGTCGCCATCTCTAACGGAAGGATGATAAGCATCGAGAACGGTCAGGTGCGCTTTCGCTGGCGCGATTCGCGGCACGGCAACCGCAGCAGCACCATGAGGCTCGAGGCTACCGAGTTCATCCGGCGCTTCCTTCTCCACGTCCTGCCCTCCGGTTTCGTGAAGATTCGGCACTTCGGCCTGCTTGCCAACCGGAACCGACGGCGCGCGCTGGCCCTATGCCGAGCTCATCTCCGCTCCACGCAGACCGACCTCACCAGACTGCTTGACGAGCGACAGCGATCCGCGTTGAACCGAGCCTGCCCCCAGTGTCGATGCGGGACTCTCCAGGTCGTGGCCCGTGCAATCGCCGGTCAGCAGATCGGCAGCATAACTCCAACTCACCCTGCAGCCGTCGACTCCTCCTGAGAATCGATGCTCACTTTCATGCCAACTCGATCAGGCGCGCTCACGGCATCTCCATCAGCCCTTCGCGAACGTGCGCTTCGAAACAGCTCGCCATCCGTCAGCGAAGCGAGCGCAAACACAACCCGAGTCGAGACTGCCCTTGATGAGCACCCAACCAGGCATCCGCACCAACGGATCCCTCGCGGAATCGGCCGCATCGGCTCCCTGCAGAGTCCATCCAATCCCCATACATCCACCGCGCTAGCGGCTTAGCGCAAATCGCCGTACCAACACCGCTCCGCCGGAAGCTTCTCCGAACTCGAGGAATCCCTGCCTGCGGAGCGCTGTCGATACGGCACTAGAGATTTGGCACTCGTCGGCAAGCCGCGCGAGATCGCGGGACCGATCCCTGTTTTCAGAGACCTATTCGGGTTTGCGAGCGGATTGCCCGTTCTGTGAATGGTTTGGCCGTGTGCCGCGAAGTGTGTTTCTCCCTGTTCTGAAGGGAGTAAGTTTCGGGAGTACTTCCGGACGCGTTGCTTGATGTAAACCGAGAGGTGCGACGCTGCGGAGCCCAGGGTCTAAGATGCGAGACTTGGGGCACACGCGAGGTCACCCAGTCAAACGTACTATTAGCGCGTGTAGTGCGAGAGAGATGCCCGTGATGACTGCTAGTACAAGAGCGCTCAATATTGGAATAACGAGAAGCACGCTGAGGCGATACTTCCAAAGAGGGGGATCGGGTCGGGAGAGCGTACTCGCTCTCGAAGTCTTATCTTCTGGCGGAAAAAGCGTTACTGGGATGTTAGGCGATAGGACTCTATCCGCGTTCGCATATCCAACCACGTGAAAGAGCTGCACCGGAATAGTCTTCATGTATATATACAGCTGCCAGATGGAGGCCCAAAACCAGAACGAACGGATGGGGGGTACTTCAGGTGCCAACAGGAAGAGCGTGAAGGCTGTACATACGGCAAGCTGTGGGTAGAAGCCGTATGCGCCGTCTAGGTAGAGAAACGCTCGGGCAGCGTGTGTTCGCGAGCTTCGGCTCCTGTCCCCCTTCCATAGGCTTGCTCTGCCGATGACATATGCCGAAAGCATGAGGATAAATGGCACGGAAAAGGTTTGTACCATTTCCGAAATCTTGTCTAACGTTTCTGGTTCGTCCGTCGGGATGGGTAGACCGACCAGATGCTTCACCACGCGAACAGCAAGCGGGAGAACAATCGCCGGAAGCCCGCAAATCGTGCTTTGTAATAGATTGAATTGCCAAGGCCCTAGATGTCCTTCCTTCTCTAGCCTTTGCTTGCCATAATCGAACAACGGCTCCTCAGTTAAAATTGCATTGCGAGTCTTCCAGAATCTGGTCAGATCATTAAGCTTGTTAAGCGGTTCGAAGAGTTCTGAAGCGCCGTCGCGGTCGTTCGCTGTTTCAGCGGCTCGCTCATGAGTGTTGTCCGGCATTGAATTCTCCTAAGTTCTCGCCGCCAAGTGTTGCTTTAGAGGCGATTGGAATCAATCACGCAAAACAGCACCTTGAGATCTTTTTCGGCAATGTAGCCCGAAGCTTTCTCATTCGAGTTTCTTACCGTGTTGGACTTCTACGACCGAATTGTACTCAAAAGTCGGCCACGTCCCGCGATTCATGAACAACCTGAATCTCAGCTGTTGCCAACAGGCCGAGTCACTCATTGGCGATCTTGCAGTCGAGTCATTAATTCATCGCTTGCGAGGTTCGAATCATGCCGAAAATTGGCGTTTTCGATGTAGGGATTTTTGTAGGGACTAGAGTTAAAAATGAAGCGAAATTCTGGGCAGTCCCTACATTTCAGTTGTGGCAACTAGGATTAAGTAAACCATTTATAAAAGGCAATATAGAGTAATCTTGAGCAACGCTGAAAGGTGCAAATGTCTAGCTGTCCGCCGTCACGCTCGCAGAAGAAAAAGCAGAGGAAGGCGTGGATAAGGCATCCGGAGACGCATCCGCCTCCTCAGAAGAAGAAGTCGGAGAGACGGTCAGCTAGCTCGTTGATGCGGCTGCAGCCTCATGTTGGCCTCGCCCCACGGAGCCTTCTATTACCAAAGCTCAGCCGCGCATTAGCCTCACGCAGTTCGATTAGGTTGCGGATGGGATCGTCGTAAGCGTGTTCGAATACGGGCCGGCTAATCGTAATCGTGCGCGACCGATCACTCCTTTTCGCAGGAGGATCGTCCATTCGAAAACTCAGAACGTTCGTAAAATATGCCTGGCAGGCAACACTGCAGGTTGGTGCCCCGACTCTCGACTCACGCGACAGGCAGGTGCGGTCCCTCTCCTAACTTCGGCCGTTGGCGCTGCGCCACTGCAGAGTACATTGTGCCGCCAAAGAGTGAAGGTCGTGTTGCCAGCCTCTCGATGCTCTCTACTCCAACCCCGCTGAAGAGTTGACTGAGCTTCTCGAAACCAACTGGATAGGGCCCCCATCTGTTCGGCTTGGACCGCTCGTACTCCACGACGAGGAAACGATCGGTCACAGTCAAAAGCCTTCTCAGCAGCGGCCGCTGTTCGCGGACGAAATGCAGAGTGTTCGCCATGAGGACGCCATCCACCGTGGGCAATCGAAGAGTTGAACTCTCAATATCCCCGACGATTTTGCGGATCTCTGCATCTTTGTGCCGGTCTGGAATTCCCTCCAGAGCGCTCGCGTCGAAATCGACAGCATAGACGGTGCTGCCCGGAGCGAGTAGCTGAGCCAGGGCTCGTGTGAAGGTTCCTCTCCCTGAGCCAAGATCACACCAGGATTGAGGCCGGTCCCATTCCACGAGGGGCGTATGAATGAGTGCCGCAGCCTCATCGATCTTCATCTCTTCACTCTACGTTATCGAGAAGGGGAGGCTGACAATCGCTCAGACGTGGCGCAGGCACGTTTGCCATTTTCCCCTTTCCGATCCTTCATACTAACCAGCCTCTTGTAGCTGTTGAAACGGCCTTCCGGGCTAGTAGACGCAACCCAAGCACACTCAGCAACTACTCGAGAAAGCGAGTATTACCTTCGTAATTTATATACCAGTGGTATATGCCGATAATACATATGTGCGGCGATGTTTAGACTTGCGCCGGCACAGCTGAGCCCAGGCCCAGCATTTCCGGATCTTTGAAAACTGAATCAAGATTTTAGGCCCGAACGGTCTCGCTCGGAAGTTTAGCTGTTTCTTCCAGAAAATATGGGAATTGTTCGCTTGATCTACCTGGCGGGCGGCAGTGTTCCCGCTACAGTCTCTGCCATACGACCGTAACGGCCTCAAACGATCTGCTTCCCAATCTTGCAAACAAGACCCTTATGTTCCTGCACTGGCGCACACGAAAGGAGATGACTTACGCCAGCGCACCGAGACAGCTGCCGAGACGCAATCGGAGATGCCGTGGCCCAAGGAGCAGGGCATCAGCGTATCCGCGCGATCTCGACAAATTTTTCCTGAGGAGGATCAACGCGCTTCGTGAATTCAGAACTGAAATCTGAGCGCAGAGACGTATCTATGAGCGAATGTAAGCTACCTGAGGTTTGTCGCAAGAGCTATGCCCCCGCAACAGAGTTAACGGGGGCGACAAGTTTGAAGGACAAGCATGATGACAGTCCGAGCAAGACCATAGCTGAATCCGAGCTAATCGAGATCTTCGCCTGCGTCTTCCTAGAGATGACCCCGGACCAAAAGCGACGTGCTTTGGAACCCGGTCAACAAGCAGCCTAACTGACACAGA
This window of the Acidisarcina sp. genome carries:
- a CDS encoding IS91 family transposase gives rise to the protein MTGHRLEVADVFRGFQEQFFQGWRHALSDQQRKVLRDIGLCRTAGLGTHLERCDRCSYETLAYDSCRNRHCPKCQSSARDRWLLKQAASLLPVSYVHAVFTVPEQLAPIALRNQKVFYSMLFRAASETLLEIAADPRHLGAHIGILAVLHTWSQNLQFHPHLHCLIPAGGLAPDHSNWVATRRHGFFLPVRVLSRMFRGKLLSFLKRSYRSGELCFTGKVAALSSPRTFYSLLGSLRRKEWVVYSKPPFGGPEHVLKYLARYTHRVAISNGRMISIENGQVRFRWRDSRHGNRSSTMRLEATEFIRRFLLHVLPSGFVKIRHFGLLANRNRRRALALCRAHLRSTQTDLTRLLDERQRSALNRACPQCRCGTLQVVARAIAGQQIGSITPTHPAAVDSS
- a CDS encoding class I SAM-dependent methyltransferase, producing MKIDEAAALIHTPLVEWDRPQSWCDLGSGRGTFTRALAQLLAPGSTVYAVDFDASALEGIPDRHKDAEIRKIVGDIESSTLRLPTVDGVLMANTLHFVREQRPLLRRLLTVTDRFLVVEYERSKPNRWGPYPVGFEKLSQLFSGVGVESIERLATRPSLFGGTMYSAVAQRQRPKLGEGPHLPVA